From one Lycium barbarum isolate Lr01 chromosome 6, ASM1917538v2, whole genome shotgun sequence genomic stretch:
- the LOC132645903 gene encoding wall-associated receptor kinase-like 20 encodes MIALVLFLFLFPFASVSSSPNNCPKCGTMGVPYPLSTSDNCGNPNYKVYCNNDNLEFLSSVGFYYKILNISPYTSSLIISPPSIQKDSCQSSDLSLGGLKIDETSPFNVSSRNTIMLFNCSDNILLSPLNCSSSSPCRKFELSTKGRNCKNTLCCSYLKDASMTSHRIRIRGEGCTAYISLVNFKAEESINAWRYGIELQWIPPS; translated from the coding sequence ATGATTGCTTTGGTACTCTTCCTTTTTCTCTTTCCATTTGCTTCTGTCTCGTCATCTCCTAATAATTGCCCAAAATGTGGCACAATGGGCGTACCATACCCCCTTAGTACTAGTGATAATTGTGGTAACCCTAACTATAAGGTTTACTGCAATAATGACAACTTAGAGTTCTTGTCATCCGTAGGATTTTACTACAAAATCCTCAATATCAGTCCATATACTTCCAGTCTTATTATTAGCCCTCCTTCCATACAAAAAGACTCTTGCCAATCTTCTGATCTTTCTTTAGGTGGCTTAAAGATTGATGAAACTTCTCCTTTCAACGTATCTTCTCGAAACACGATTATGTTATTTAACTGCTCTGATAATATCCTTTTATCCCCACTGAACTGTTCTTCGAGCAGCCCTTGTAGGAAATTTGAGTTGAGTACGAAAGGAAGGAACTGTAAGAACACATTGTGTTGCAGTTACTTGAAAGATGCATCGATGACTTCCCATAGAATTAGGATTAGGGGTGAAGGCTGCACTGCTTATATTTCTTTGGTTAATTTTAAGGCGGAAGAGTCTATTAATGCATGGCGCTATGGCATTGAGCTACAGTGGATACCCCCAAGCTAA
- the LOC132646006 gene encoding probable protein phosphatase 2C 5, giving the protein MSDSEITRMKQKTTPVPLGTLIGRELRNDKVEQPTIKYGQAALAKKGEDYFLIKPDCQRIPGNPLTSFSVFAIFDGHNGISAAIYAKENLLKNVLSAIPEGISREEWLQALPRALVAGFVKTDIEFQQKGETSGTTVTFVVIDGWTITVASVGDSRCILDTQGGVVSLLTVDHRLEENEEERQRVTASGGEVGRLNVFGGNEVGPLRCWPGGLCLSRSIGDTDVGEFIVPIPHVKQVKISNAGGRLIIASDGIWDALSSDSAAQSCRGLPAELAAKLVVKEALRSRGLKDDTTCLVVDIIPYDHPVLPPTPKKKQSLLTSFLFRRRSHNGRSTKLSAVGVVEELFEEGSAMLAERLGKDFPLDPSSGLFRCAVCQADQPPSEGLSVNSGPFFSPASKPWEGPFLCATCRWKKDAMEGKRPSRPTITA; this is encoded by the exons ATGAGTGATTCGGAGATAACGAGGATGAAGCAAAAGACAACTCCGGTACCTTTAGGGACACTTATTGGTCGGGAGTTAAGGAATGATAAAGTTGAGCAGCCTACAATTAAGTATGGACAAGCTGCTTTAGCAAAAAAGGGAGAAGATTATTTCTTGATTAAGCCTGATTGTCAACGGATTCCGGGCAATCCATTGACTTCTTTTTCAGTTTTCGCG ATTTTTGATGGGCATAATGGTATATCGGCTGCTATATACGCGAAAGAGAATTTGTTGAAAAATGTTTTGAGTGCTATTCCTGAAGGGATTAGTAGGGAAGAGTGGCTTCAAGCACTTCCTCGAGCATTAGTTGCGGGTTTTGTGAAAACTGATATAGAGTTTCAGCAAAAAG GTGAAACATCTGGGACTACTGTGACTTTTGTTGTGATTGATGGGTGGACGATCACTGTTGCATCGGTTGGGGATTCCAGGTGCATACTGGACACCCAAGGTGGTGTGGTTTCTTTGTTGACTGTTGACCATCGATTAGAAGAGAATGAGGAGGAACGGCAGCGTGTCACTGCAAGTGGTGGTGAAGTAGGAAGACTCAATGTTTTTGGGGGTAATGAG GTTGGACCTCTACGTTGCTGGCCTGGTGGGTTGTGCCTTTCAAGGTCTATTGGTGACACAGATGTTGGGGAGTTCATCGTTCCAATACCTCATGTCAAGCAAGTGAAG ATTTCAAATGCTGGTGGGAGGCTTATAATAGCCTCTGATGGTATATGGGATGCTTTATCATCGGATTCGGCAGCACAGTCTTGCAGAGGTTTACCGGCAGAACTTGCGGCAAAGCTGGTTGTGAAG GAGGCTCTAAGGTCACGAGGACTGAAGGATGATACGACCTgcttggttgttgatattattccTTATGACCATCCTGTCTTGCCCCCAACACCTAAGAAGAAGCAAAGTTTGCTCACTTCTTTTCTCTTTAGGAGGAGATCACACAATGGAAGATCTACTAAGCTTTCTGCTGTTGGTGTCGTGGAAGAATTGTTTGAAGAGGGCTCTGCGATGCTTGCCGAGAG GCTTGGTAAAGATTTTCCTTTGGATCCTAGCTCTGGGCTCTTTAGATGTGCTGTTTGCCAAGCGGATCAGCCTCCAAGTGAGGGCTTATCTGTTAACTCAGGCCCTTTCTTTTCACCTGCATCGAAGCCATGGGAGGGCCCATTCCTTTGTGCAACTTGTCGGTGGAAGAAAGATGCCATGGAAGGGAAAAGACCTAGTAGACCTACAATAACTGCTTAA